CGGGCGACGGGGATGGCGATGGCGCCGGGACCCGCACCCACGTCGAGCACCCGTGATTCGGGCGTGAGGGCGAGGCCTGCGATCGTCCGGTTGACCCGTTCGCCGTTCTTCTCGTATGACATCCGGTAAAATTTGCGGGCGGCGTCCTGTTCGTCCCATATTGAGGCGGTGTCGGTCCGACGGTTGACGTCATGGTTCTTCTGCCACTGCTCTCTCCAGCATGTGGCCCAGTCGATAGTCTCTGGTGTCATCAGTTGTCTCCGGTGGATGATTGATCGGGATTCGCAGTGGCAGGTGCTCTCGCCGGACTCTGTCCGGCAAATGTCCTACGGATGTGCGAATTCTTATGAAGATGTGTGATGCGTTCTGTAATAAATGCCACCAGTTCGCAGCCCGTTTCTGCTCCCTTCCGGTTTCTTTGACTCCCCTTTTTTCTCTTTACAGTCCGCAAACACTACCATTTTGCTGGTATGGAGGCAATATATATCACATATACGGAGCACTGACCTGTGATTATACTCGAAGAACCCTATGTCTCCCCCTATCTCCGGGAGACGATCATCGCCACCGGCCTGCCGGTCCTCAGGACGCCCATAGCAGAAGCGCAGGACTTCCCCCCGGAGACCGTTATGCTGGACGATGCGGCGATGGTCGCCCGGATGACGAAGACTCCTGACCAGAAACTCTACAGCACCTCCGAACACGCAATTCAGTGGATCGCAGAAAACCTCCAGGATACCGGGCTGCCGGAGACGATCGCGCTCTTCAAGGACAAGGCCGCCTTCCGGCGCCTCATCCGCCCCCTCTACCCGGACTTCTTCTTCCGGGAGGTCGCGGCAGACGACCTGAAGATCCTCGATGTCAGCCGTATACCGAAGCCCTTCATTATCAAGCCGTCCGTCGGCTTTTTCAGTGCGGGCGTGCATATGGTCGCTTCAGACGCCGAATGGAAAACGGTGCTTGCCACCGTGCAGGACGAAATGAACGAACTATCCTCCCTCTTCCCGCCGCAGGTATGCCGGGCTGCGACATGGATAATCGAGGAGTATGTCTCCGGCACCGAAATCGCCGTGGATGCATTCTATACCGCCGCCGGAGAGCCGGTCGTCCTCGACATCCTTTCCCATCTCTTCGCATCCGACGCCGATGTGGACGACAAGGTCTACCTGACCTCAAAGGCAATCGTCCGTGAATATCTCGCCCCGGTGACCGAACTCCTGCACAACATTCAGGAACAGGCAGGCATCCGGAACTTCCCCCTGCATATCGAACTGCGGGTCACAGATGACGGCACCGCCGTTCCCATCGAGCTCAACCCGATGCGGTTTGCCGGATGGTGCACGACCGACATCGCCGCATACGCCCATGGCATCAATGTCTACCGGGCATATTTCGAAGAGGATGTGCCGGACTGGGACGCTCTCTCGTGCGCAGACGACGGGGATATTTATGCCCTTCTGATTGCCAAACCTCCCGCGGATATTCCTCCCGAAACAATTCGCGGTTTCGACTATGACGGGTTTTTCGCCTCGTTCTCGCATCCCCTGGAGATGCGCCCGATTGACTTCACCCGCTACCCGGTCTTCGGGTTCTGTTACGTGCGGCTCGCGGGGGGCGACCTCACGGAGGTTGAGCGGTTCATGAAAGACGACCTCCGCCGGTTCATACACCTTCAGTGAGGAGGTTTGGTTCGGGGGCGGCAGGCGGTCCCTGCGGTGCCTCCGGACCGTCTACGGCCTCGATGAGGAGGCCCATTATAACCGAGAAGAGGATCAGGTAGGCGGTGAGCACCGTCGTATAGAGGCCGCCGAAGTAGTAGATCATCACCGGGATGAACGGAAGCTTGACCGAGCGGGCATAGAGGAAAACTCCTGCAAGTGCGGTACGCATTCCTTTCTCCCGGAAGTCCGCGAGCATCGAAAACCAGACATAGATGGGGCCTGTCGCAATGATCCCTGCAGCGATGGCGAGCAGCCATCCCTTGACGCCGGATTCCGTCCCCAGGTGCCGGGCAATCGCCTGGGGCCGGATGAAGAGGTCGATGAGAAACATCAGGATGAAGACGAGGACAAGGACAGGGATAATCTGCCGGAGGAGGCCGCCGAAGGCCTGCAGTGACCGGACAGCGGCATCCGCATCGAACACGGCGACGACGGCATAGATGAGGAGGACCGCACCGAGAAAAAGAAGGGGGAACCGCGAGTTATTCTGTTGTTTCCCGGCGCCGTTCTTCTGGCTCTTTGGGTTCTTATTTCGCTCCTCCGGCGGCATCAGATGCCACCCCCGAGAACGGTGAGCGTTGCATCGGTGAGAACCGCGATGATGATTGCACAGACGAACCCGAAGACGTTGCGGGCGATTGCGAACCGGCGTCCGAGCACTTCCATCTCCACCGGGAGCTGGATTATGCCGATGGTCACCCAGGTGACGATGAATGCGGTGACCGCGGTGAGGCTGATGCCGGTAGAGAGGAGTTCACCGGCGATCACATAACTCGTGACCGGGTTGCCTGCGGCAATACTCCCGACGAGTGCTCCTGCAACAGGGTCTGCCACCGGATTCCCGGAGAATACCACAGCATACGCCTCCGGCGGGATAATCGTCAGAAGAAGGCTTACCAGGAGCAAAATGCCCGCGATTTGGGGCAACACCTGCAGCATCGACCGGTAGGTTTTCCCTGCGCTGGCCCGGATGTCCATGAAGATACATACACGAAAAAGAGGTTAAGTGTTGGGTTTCCTGCACCTGTTCAGGTGTGTCGCGTGCGGGAACGCCCGGAAGGAGGCTGCCCGTTGCGGTCCTCCGGACGAAGCGCTTCTCCGGCAGGTGCCTACCAGACTTCGGGAAATGCCATATTGGTGTAGAGGTCTTCGAGCTGTGCCTTGTGACCCGACTCCATGTTGGCAAGGTTGGTGAAGATCTTCTTCTGGTCGTCGTCCGTACTCAGCTCGGCCAGTGCCCGGTACATGTCGCGTGCGTCTTCTTCCTTTTTTATCGCAAGTGCGATGGCATCGGTCGGTTTCAGATCGATGGAGAGGTTTTCCGTATCCAGGGTCTCCGAGATCTTGTAGTCCCGTGCCTCGTCGAAGTGGAATGACTTGACGGGCCGGGTCAGGAACTCCTCCAGCGTCTCGCGATGGGTCTGCTCCTCATCGGCGAGTTCGGAGAAGATCTTTTTAATTGTCTTATCCGTCGTGCACTGCTCTATCCCCCGGTAGAAGACGTAGGATTCAACCTCGTTTGCAATGGCTCCTGAGAGAATGCTTCGATATTCTTCTTTTTTCATGACGCGTATCCCCCCTTGAGGGTGGAGGGTAATGTGTGGTCGTGATATTTATCGTACTGCCGGGCGCGGGGTCGAATCCTTTATTATCTCTCCTCTGCCATAGGGCACTCTATGGATCCGATTATCCGTGCCGCGAAGAGCTTCAACGGAATTCAGGTGACCTACCTCTCGGGAGGCGACACCAAAGAAGAACTCTTCAGTTACGAGAACCTGATTGATATGAAAATTAACGTTGCTGACCTTGTTGATCATCCGGACCGCTATGCTGTGAACCCGGACGGACCGGTTGTTGTCAGGACCGATTTCTGCAAACCCGAGCTGCATGAAGAGTGCACGCATTAATTGCGCCACTTTTTTCTTTGAAGGCTTGCAGTGACGATCCGGTACGCTGGCGGTTCATTCCGACTGCACAATCCGAACCGCACAAAGTATATCCGATACGCGGACGAAGCATTTTCGTGGTGCGCCCGAATGATTGAGATATTTCTATCCCGTTCAAATGATGCAGGGGATTCAGGCCCGCCTCCCGAAATCTCCTCCTTTGCGAATAACTGCTGGGTGAACCTGACCGCCCCCGACGATGCCCTCCTCCGCCGGGTCGCAGCCGGGCTTGCGGTGCCGGAGGAGTTTCTCCGTGCCGCCCTCGACGAAGAGGAGCAACCCCGGATTGAGTCGGAGGACGGGGTATCGCTTGTCATCATCGACATTCCGGAGGTCACCTCCGGGGAGAAGCCCTACCTTTACAGCACCTTTCCTTTGGGGATCATCATTACGGAGGGGGCCATCATCACCGTCGCGTTGCGCAGGAACCGGATCATCGATCCCTTCCTGTCAGGCGAGGTGAAGTCGTTTTCAACCCACAAACGGACCCGGTTTCTCTTTTTGATCCTCTTTGCCACCGCACGGCTCTATCTCCGGGACCTGCGGCTCATCGATAAAAAAAGCGAGGAGTACGAGCAGATGCTTCACCGTTCGATGAAAAATGAAGCACTCCTTGCCCTGATGAATCTGGAGAAGAGTCTCGTCTTCTTCTCAACCTCCCTCAAGGCAAATGAAGCTGTCCTCGAGAAGATCATGAAGTTTGGACCCATACGATTCTATGAGGAGGACCGGGAATTGCTGGACGATGTAATCATTGAAAACCGGCAGGCGATTGAGATGGCGGGTATCTATTCCAATATTCTCTCCGGTATGATGAATGCATTCGCATCAGTAATTAATAACAATATGAACCGGGTGATGAAGATTCTCGCATCAATCACGATTATCTTCTCTGTTCCAACGATTATATCGAGTTTTTATGGCATGAATGTCAGACTGCCGATGCAGAACAACCCTTCTGCATATCTCATCATCATTCTTCTCTCCGCTGCAGTCTGCTTTGCACTGGGATATATTCTAAAATCAAAGGAATTCTTATAAATTCACCATCTTCTCCTGTTTTTGGATTGTAGTATCATCCTGATCAGGCACCTTTGCACGGCAAAGACGTATAAAGTTGTACTGTGAGAGATTTTTTGGGAACACCACGGAGGGGGTATCTCATGTATCTCATTGGTGTTCCTGTCAGGGGGGGAGAAATTGAGCAGGTCACATGGACATTGTTTTGATGTGAGTTTGAAAATGGCGTCAACGAAGGGGGTGTCTCATCTCATGGATGCTGCGGGGCGTCAGATGAATGCATGTGGTGTCTGTAACACTACTACTGATTCAGTCCGGCAGCTTCTGGGAGAGGTGGTGCGTGACATCCTTATGAACGGCTATCCGGACCAGCAGGGGTATCTTGCACTATGGTGCGGGAATAAAAACGGCACAATATCTGTCAGGGTCACCGATCATGGAATGCCACGCAATATCTTTGAAGAACCGGAGAATCCGGTGGCAGGGCGAATCCGTGCAGAGATGGATGAATCTTCCTACGTATCTGTTGCCGGCGAAAATATTCTGCAGATGAAGCGAGCGGATACACGCTGACTGTGTTCAGTCATCGGTGTATTATATCAACACAATTTTTGTTCTGAGTATCGGTTTAGAGGATAGTGTATGCCGAATGCATCTATCATTCGAATAGACCAGTTGAACATGGAGGGTGGTTGCTACAGAATCCGGGATTTTGGCACGAACTCACGTCCAATGTCTGCAATGGGTAAACAAGCCTGATACGGATTTTTTAACAGGGTTATCCACCGTGGGGGTCCCTGATAAAAGGGAATAGCAGCGACTTTCACGGAAAGATGAAAAGAAGGATTGGGGTTACCATTCTGAAAATAGTGGTTTATGTCTTCTTAATGGTCATTTGGCAGGAGGAGTCGCCCATGCACATGTGCCGCTCTGAACTGATATGGTATTTGGGGTTCAGGCTCTCTATAGACGCCTTGCCATATGCATTGCAGAGTTCGCAGGTGTGGCGGGCTTCCGCCCCGAATCGTTCAGTGTTTGTTGCCATCGGGCACTGCTCAGTGATGATGGTCACCGAATCACCTTTTTCCTGTGTGATCCGGCACTGTAGCTGCGGACCCAGGATTGTCCTTGAGATTTCATTGAACGTTTTTGCAACTTCCGTAGCGGAACTGACCGGATATCCGATACTTTTTGCAATGTCTCCCTGCCGTTTTCCGAATTCCCGCCAGATCTCTGTTTCCGCCTTGTTTATCTCCTCTTGTCGCTCCGGTGCAATCTTCCTGAATGCCTGACTATAGACAAAAGGCATCATGTCAGAGCAACGGGTTGCAATATCCCAGCGTTTTTCGGCCGGGATCTCTCTTTGTAATTGTTGTACCATATCTTCTCCAC
Above is a window of Methanogenium organophilum DNA encoding:
- a CDS encoding ferritin-like domain-containing protein — its product is MKKEEYRSILSGAIANEVESYVFYRGIEQCTTDKTIKKIFSELADEEQTHRETLEEFLTRPVKSFHFDEARDYKISETLDTENLSIDLKPTDAIALAIKKEEDARDMYRALAELSTDDDQKKIFTNLANMESGHKAQLEDLYTNMAFPEVW
- a CDS encoding magnesium transporter CorA family protein is translated as MIEIFLSRSNDAGDSGPPPEISSFANNCWVNLTAPDDALLRRVAAGLAVPEEFLRAALDEEEQPRIESEDGVSLVIIDIPEVTSGEKPYLYSTFPLGIIITEGAIITVALRRNRIIDPFLSGEVKSFSTHKRTRFLFLILFATARLYLRDLRLIDKKSEEYEQMLHRSMKNEALLALMNLEKSLVFFSTSLKANEAVLEKIMKFGPIRFYEEDRELLDDVIIENRQAIEMAGIYSNILSGMMNAFASVINNNMNRVMKILASITIIFSVPTIISSFYGMNVRLPMQNNPSAYLIIILLSAAVCFALGYILKSKEFL
- a CDS encoding ATP-binding protein, whose protein sequence is MASTKGVSHLMDAAGRQMNACGVCNTTTDSVRQLLGEVVRDILMNGYPDQQGYLALWCGNKNGTISVRVTDHGMPRNIFEEPENPVAGRIRAEMDESSYVSVAGENILQMKRADTR
- a CDS encoding ATP-grasp domain-containing protein, with product MIILEEPYVSPYLRETIIATGLPVLRTPIAEAQDFPPETVMLDDAAMVARMTKTPDQKLYSTSEHAIQWIAENLQDTGLPETIALFKDKAAFRRLIRPLYPDFFFREVAADDLKILDVSRIPKPFIIKPSVGFFSAGVHMVASDAEWKTVLATVQDEMNELSSLFPPQVCRAATWIIEEYVSGTEIAVDAFYTAAGEPVVLDILSHLFASDADVDDKVYLTSKAIVREYLAPVTELLHNIQEQAGIRNFPLHIELRVTDDGTAVPIELNPMRFAGWCTTDIAAYAHGINVYRAYFEEDVPDWDALSCADDGDIYALLIAKPPADIPPETIRGFDYDGFFASFSHPLEMRPIDFTRYPVFGFCYVRLAGGDLTEVERFMKDDLRRFIHLQ